The window AATTTGAGAGATTATAATTTTTGATTCGAATTGAATCATAAGACCTTTAAGATATcaaatttaagtttgttaaatgatCTATATTCGTTATAGGTGTAGCAACCAAGTTTTAGTCCTAAAAAATATGGTTCAAAGCTTTTTAGGAAGCTCCAAAGAATTTgtcattttattaaaattatttttgtcttTTACATCATTAGAGTTTTGAGACTATTTAAATCATTGTTTAGTTGCTATTAGTGGACCATTATTATTTGAATTTGGATTATTCAGTTAAACCAAGAGAATATTATCTGCGTTCGACAATTTGTTACGTctctttgaaaaattttctattaaaactagcttataaaataattattattatgtcCGACGTTCGATAATAATGTCATATGTGGTATCGAATGTTGACGATcgtatgtacatgtaaaattattaatttatttatatataaatatttttttttaatatttttactaattattaattatgtactataaaatttcaataatttttaatagaatcTTACACTTTAATCCTGACTGATTCAATTTTGACTTTAAATCGATCGTGTTTAAAATCACGTTCCTATGGACTATGATTTAGACATTATAGTTCAAGACAAGTAATTTGGATAAAAAACAATAAGAtgcattttaataattaataaaaagaaGATATATTAATGATTCCAATAACAAAAAGTAttcctaaaataatattttaccaCCAAAACATGTGGAACAACGCCGTTAACGCTCTTATATTATATTATGGAGGGAGGTTTAATAGACAGTAGAAAATATATAAACGAAATAGACACTATTACAATTAACCACTATTCACATGCTCACCATGTATATTAAGTCATTACTTCAAAGATTAATAGTCATCTgtgatctattttttttatgttgatcCTGAGATAGATTGACGGGACATTGAGGATGAATATATTCACCTTTACCATATATCTTAAGTTAGGCTTAAATTCCTATAATATGTATAAATACATCCCATCTGTCGTTTGTATTCTTAATtatcatgatttatttttttacatgTAATCTTAAGACGGACTGACAGAGATAAGTATATTTACCTTTTGCTGCCGTATATAAGTACTAAGTCGatcattggaaaaaaaaaattcacagaGGCAGTGGAGGAGCGGTGGACTCATGTGGTTCTCGCATATTTATGGGATGGCTATACCAATAACTCCTATACGATTTAAACGTATTTGATGCATTAATGAGATTTAAAAATTGGAAAATTCTTTCCTAaatagagatttttttaaaaaaaaaatattactgaattttttaaatttaaaatattttttcacggGAGTCTCGCTTTGGGCCCAAAACGTGGCAGCAAATTACAGTAAATATTTAAACGGATTCTAGGAACTTCTCATGTTAGTACCTAACTAACCGTCGCCGAAGAGGTAAATTATATCGGATCATTCAGATCAAAGTCCGACCCGTAATGAATCGTGATCTCGTCCCAATCTCCCtctctcccctctctctctctctctctctttctttcttgtgGACGGCGATCAGGGAGCGTCACCGAGCGGAGGCGACGGTGAgtattctcctcctcctccttcaagAATTTGATTTctcatcgatcgatcgatcggttCGGAACGATCTCACTGAAGAAGTTAGGCGGTTTTTAATCTCTCCACAAAACTAGGTTTAACGCTATGTTTTCAATCCGGATGCGATTTTGGTCACCATATGCTTATTTGCCAGATCAATTGTTCATTTTGattgaataatttttagaaagattttttttttttatagaaagtATGCGTATCAGATGAAACCCGACATCGGATTTCGGAAGGAATTGTTTGGCTACCTGTGCGATATACATCTTTGAAAGATGTTCGATCGACGATTTGATAGCTTCCTTGATAGAAACACGAAATTGGCACGGTTGTGATTGCAGCTCCTCAAAGAGTCTTCCATTCTGTTCGTCTTGTTTTATGACGGGCATACGGCATTTGGGTTGGGGCTTTCCATTGTTTTAAATGCTACATTGATAAGTTTGTTTCAGGTTGAAAATTATTCTATGCTTTTGTATTAGTAGAGAGTTTCGATTATTTCAGCAGGGTTTTTATCAGTCTTGCTTGCATGATAGATGTTAGAGGTTCAAACGTTTCCTGATAGTTGGCCAGGAGTATTTATGCTTTCCCCATTTATGTTTccgtatttttaattttatttctactGTTTTTAGCTTATACAGGTGCTTGTTAAAGGTTTCTCATAATGGCTGGAAGCTCTCAGATCCGGACTAATAGTTCTGCCCTTATAGCTATGATTGCCGATGAGGTACACATGTTTACCAGTTGATCAATGTGTAGTGTGCATTTATCAAATCTCTTCACTCTTTTAGATAATAATTGAATAATTAGGAAAGAGTAGGCAATAGCCAGATATCTAACAGATATGGATTGGACAATTTCCAAAATGGAGAATTTATATAAAGAATTTGAAGCCGTTAGTACTTGAGAAGGTGTTTAGGCGTGCATTTCTTTGACTTTTGAGCACTTTTAGCTTGTTATACTACAAAGTGGAGAAGTTATCTGTGAAAACACTAGCAAGCTTATCACATTTCTACTTCTGCTTGTTGTCTTGTGTTATTAAGTTGAAAGAGATGATATCTTTCTGCATTATAATGTCTTACAAAATTTCTACTAGCAAATATGTGCTTCGAAGGTTTCATCATTCCTCTTGTAATGTTTAATTTAGCGTTATAAAATTGGTTCACTTGCAAATATGCGGTAGTTATTCTTGGTTCTGTTTAGCTATGGATGCCATGAAATAAGATAACCATTTACATCATATCAAGGAATTTAAAGTTCCATTCAATCTCATTTTTGGCCTTGCATGTGATCATAGCTTCTTTTTTTGTAAACAAAATTGGTAAATGTTAGGGGATTGAACTAGCAAGCTCTTGAAATAACTGTTGTTTGTTTACTCTTGTACTCCTCTTACATGTTATTTCATTCGATAAGAATAGAGACTAGTTCAACTAATGGAGTTCATGTATAATTGGATGTGTACGTACTTCTGCATATCATCTGTTGACATTCAAAAGATCTAAACTTTGCTGTTTTGATCAAATGCACTAATAATTATATTTCAGAAAGTTGCATTTGCTGCAAGCCTGCAAGATCACTATTATATCTAATATTTTTTTCCATCCAATCTGAACTTGTGATGGAACGGCATGTTGCTAATCTACTAGTAATTATTGTGCCAATTATTTATGGTATTATATCATTCTGCAAATTCAGATCTAAATGGATGGCATTTGTTGCTTACATGTTAGGATACGGTCACTGGTTTTTTGCTCGCTGGTGTTGGGAATGTTGATATTCGGCGAAAAACAAATTACCTTATTGTGGACTCAAGTAAGTATGTTGGTGGATTCAGCAGATCGAAAttctttttctttcaatttttttttttctgctgTCACTGTAGGACCCTTTAAATGTAGGAATTTAACTTTATATATTAGCCTATGATGATTCATAATTCTATTTTCTGCCATTTATGAATGATCGATATCCTAATTATTTTTACCATGCTATCATTTTTATCACCAATATGCaagtttcattaaaaaaaaaagggcagctcGGTACACGAAGCTCCCgttatgcggggtcccggggaaggatccattgtacgcagccttaccctgctttttgcaagaggctgtttccaggattcgaacccgtgaccttttgatcacaaagcaacaactttaccgttgcgccaaggctccccttcaatatGCAAGTTTCATTGTGTatctaaaaagaaaaataattgaaaaactaGATTGTCCAATCATTCAACTATACCAATTGTGTCTGCTGAAACTCATGGTCTATAGAAAGTTGTATCAGCTAGAAGATCCAAGGGCCTCATATTTAACTGGTTTTTGAAAAGATGTTTTGACTATTCTACTCTACTGATAGATTATGAACAATTCGCCAATATACATATCCATTACCTTCAGATTTGCAGCTGACAAGTCTTTGAGAATGTTTAAACCTAAAAAACTAGGATATGGTGACTGTATCCTTGTAGCAAATTTTCAACTTTTCCAATGTTGTGCATGCTTTATAAAAGTGTACCTCATAtgataactttctttttttctttgttCTACAAAATATCTAATTCTTTCTCCTTCGATGGTATTATTCCTTTGTCAACATTCTTGGAATCTTCATGTTCATCTCGTATATCAGTAGTATTTGTGGTTTGGTTGATAATCATTCTTTTGGTAATTGTTAAGCCACAATTGTGAATAATTACCCCCTGCATAAATCAAACTTGCTTCCCTTCCCTTTTTGTTTGctttcctcattttttttttcttttttctagtTAAGTAAATTAACATTctgcttttatatatttttgttaatTCTTGTAAATAATAAAGTTGCATTTGATCGATTCGTTTCAGAAACAACTGTGAAGGCAATAGAAGATGCATTTAAAGAGTTCACCTCAAGGGAGGACATAGCTGTTGTTTTAATCAGCCAATATGTAAGTTGTTTATGGTTTCTTGTGTTTCATTGGTTCATATATAAAATGTTGGGTTCCTTGAAGATCAAAGTATATTCTACAAAGAATGAAAATCAATCActtaaaaagagattttttttaatgctGTAACTGTCCTATATGtttgtttcatttttttctttgtatTTCATCCTTGCGAGGTGTATTCTTTTGATCTATCCAAGGACTTCCGTTGATATGGACACTTGTATTACTCAGTTAGTTCTCTGCTAGCAATGTCATTGGTTGATCTGAGTTTTGCCTTCTTTCAGATTGCGAACATGATCCGCTTCCTAGTCGACAGCTACAATAATCCCGTGCCCGCCATCTTGGAGATTCCATCGAAAGATCATCCGTACGACCCTGCTCATGATTCTGTTCTTTCTCGTGTGCGGTATCTCTTCTCCGCAGAATCAGTGGCCTCAGGAAGACGCTGAACTCTTTCTCGTTTCCATGCAACAGATCGATTGATCCATGTCTCCCGGTTTGCTTCTATTCTTCCCTCCCTAAAGTTCAAGACTATATTGTGTATAATAATCCTCCATTTTAATGGCGGAACAAACAAATTCACTTCTGTCGATCTGGTGAAAACGTTTTGCTGACTGAATTACGATCCCTAGTTTCGACCGGTATCTCCACCCCTCCTAGACAGTGTTTACTTGGATGGAAGACGAGGTGGAGTTGAGAAAGATCTACACATCGATACAGCTTCATTCTCCATGTGTAATCTTCGCATCCAAAATAAATACAACTTTCGCCCTTGTTTCTTACGAAGGGAAAGAAACTCGTATAGTTCTACAAAGTGATGACAAGATTCTCTGATGATACTTCTACAATTGCTagcatcattaaaaaaaaaaaaaaatctaatctaCCATTAAACTTACTATATTATATTGGAGCCGAGCCTGGTGATGCCCCCATCTTAATGCTCTTGTAAGATAATAAATGTATTCCTTATGTgatagtcattattccaaaagtTAGTAGTCATCGGATTGATAGGGTACTACGAACGTATTCGCGccacgtattcaccttttaccattGATAAGATGGTAGACGATCTCACATTAtttgaaagaagaaaaattacaagAATATTTATCCTAGCTCAATGACGTTTAGAGTAATCATCTATGGCTACCATATTATATTGATctttatgaaaattaaatttctatcACAATTAATTAAATGCAGTAATATATCTTTCGATTTGATTTATTTGGATGGGTATTAAAAAGAAAAGTCTGTAATATTTCATGCATGGATCTATAAATCCAAAATTGATTAGAATATTAAGCAATGCTAAACCAAAtgctatatataatatatataaatataaaactaTTCAGGAAACTTTTAATTCAGTTTTCGTCTGATTCGAGGCACGGCATCTGGTTGAGATCGATCTCCGACCGTCCGGACGTCGCCGGCGACGGGGTTCCCAGGCTCGCGCTCCCATCGCAAGATGGCGACGTGGAAGCTCGATGAGTGGCCTGCTGCGCCGCCGCTTCGTGGAAATGACGGCGTTGGTGACCGCCGAGCGCCTGCCCGCTCGAGAAGCTCAGGTTGCAGCTCTTGCACCGGTGCTCTGTCACAGCAGCCGCCGCGTCGTTCTCGGCCTTCTTGAGGCCGTTACTAGTAGAGTTGTTAGTCTTTTCCGTCTTGTTGTGGCTGGCTCGGTGTCCGCCCAGAGCTTGGTGAGAAGAGAAGGTCTTGAAGCATATGGTGCAGACGTATCGACGTCGGTCCTTGGCAGTAACCGACGAGGAGCTAGCGAACTCGAGGCTTTCCGTTTCTAGATCTTCAACCCTCGCCTTGTTGGACCTCCTGCAGCTCGAAATCTCCGTTACGTACTCATCCAGCTCGTCAAAATCCGATCTTGGGAGCTTCTTCCCGGCGGCGATGTAAGTTAAGATCGTAGCGGCGGAGGCAGCGGCGGCGGCTTCAAAGACGTCATTCCCTCCGCCGTCGTCTTCGCTGCTAAAATCAAGCTCTTTCCGCCCTCTCTTCGCGGTCGGCCGCTTCACCGGAGCTCGCGGCGGCGGCGATGGATTCTTGTCCTTCGCCGCGGGTGGCGGCGCAGCGCCGCGGTAGTCGCGCTCCGGGTGGCATCGCAAGTGGCCGAACAGGGCCTTGTCGGAAGGGAAGCTTTTCCCGCACTCAGGGCAGGTGGAGCCCTCCGCCGCCTCCGCCGGCGGTAGCGTCTTCTTCGTCAGGGGCTTGATTCGTATCCTGAGATGAGTAGCACAGCTCTTCTCCTCCATGGCTTCAGCTCCCATCAACGATCCCCTGCGCGAGAGTgcacacaaacacaaacacagaagagATCAAAGAAGTGAAAGAAGCCGCCATGAACCGAAACAACCATTAATCTTTCAGCTCGCGAAATCGAAACAACACCTTCCGATCAGTTTCCGAAACTCCAAAAGCCGCAAAAAATCCCACACCAAAAATCCTCCCACTCAATCCGCGCAAGATTGAAGAACAATAACTGCGCAATAAAAACACACCACGAAACCGAAACCCCAGCTCCGACAGCTAAAACCAAGGCGAAAGGAGCCGCCTTTCTCCACAGAATCGATCGCTAAGAAGCATTAAGCTGCGATTCAGTGAAAAAGGAAGCTTTTTGGGAGGGAGAGACGAATCCGAAGACGAGATTAATTCCGATCGAGCTCAGGCGGACTGTTTCCGGCCGTTAGCTTACCTGATGGATCGAGCTGGGTTTCGTGGCCTCAGCTGGCGGCGCTCCGCCTTCCCTTTTCTCGATCCCGGAACAAGAGAGGAGACTTCCACGGCGGCACCGGCGATTGAGTCGGAGCA is drawn from Zingiber officinale cultivar Zhangliang chromosome 1B, Zo_v1.1, whole genome shotgun sequence and contains these coding sequences:
- the LOC121971933 gene encoding V-type proton ATPase subunit F-like, with amino-acid sequence MAGSSQIRTNSSALIAMIADEDTVTGFLLAGVGNVDIRRKTNYLIVDSKTTVKAIEDAFKEFTSREDIAVVLISQYIANMIRFLVDSYNNPVPAILEIPSKDHPYDPAHDSVLSRVRYLFSAESVASGRR
- the LOC122040994 gene encoding zinc finger protein ZAT9-like, producing MEVGIGVCCSDSIAGAAVEVSSLVPGSRKGKAERRQLRPRNPARSIRGSLMGAEAMEEKSCATHLRIRIKPLTKKTLPPAEAAEGSTCPECGKSFPSDKALFGHLRCHPERDYRGAAPPPAAKDKNPSPPPRAPVKRPTAKRGRKELDFSSEDDGGGNDVFEAAAAASAATILTYIAAGKKLPRSDFDELDEYVTEISSCRRSNKARVEDLETESLEFASSSSVTAKDRRRYVCTICFKTFSSHQALGGHRASHNKTEKTNNSTSNGLKKAENDAAAAVTEHRCKSCNLSFSSGQALGGHQRRHFHEAAAQQATHRASTSPSCDGSASLGTPSPATSGRSEIDLNQMPCLESDEN